The DNA window TATGGGCAAACTTGCGGTCCAGGAGGCCTTTAACCGGATCAATAATAACCTGAAGATCACCGCCAACGTTTGTTCCAGCGTTAACGACCATTTGAAATATGTGGTCAGGGACCAGAACAGGAGGATCGCTACCCTTATCCAGGATGACCAGTTGGATCTTCTGCGTAATGAGTATAATAAGGTGATCCAGAGGCACAAACTGGATTTCTTTATCGTAACCGATGTGGAAGGCAAGGTGCTTGTGTCTATGACCAGCCCGAAATTGGAGGGTTATGACTACAGCCGCAATATATTCGTGCGCATGGCTATGCAGGGCAAGATCACTGTTTCGACCGAGGTGTTCAATAAGCACGCCCTGGAAAGGCTGGGTTTGTTTTCCAAGTCCAGGATCGAGAGCGTTACGCCGGTACAGGGCATGGTTATTACCGTCACTATGCCGGTGATCAATACGAATGAAGTGGTCATCGGGACCATGACCGCCGGATATCTGTTAAATAATAATAACGCCGTTTTGGCGGATAAGATCACCCAGGATACCGGATTGGCGGCGAGTATATTCCTGGATAATCTGCGTATTTGTTCGAACATCCCTTTTAATGATAAATTCAGGGTGACCGGGAGTTTATTGCCCGCGCAATTTGCCGGAAAGACCCTGCTGGGCGGTAAGAACTTTATCAGCAGGATACCGGTAGGCGACAGTTGGTATCTATCAGGATACCTTCCTATGGAGGACAGCGAGAAGAAGATAATCGGGATGATCGGCATCTCTATATCCGAAAAAGAGATCTTTAAGCTTCGGGATAACCTGATGAAGATATTCACTGCGGCGGTATTCTTGTCCATTTTTCTCTCGCTGGTATTCGGCGGGATCAAAGGGGCTAATATAGTCCGTTCTATCCGCAAACTTCGTAAAGGTATCGAGGCGTTCGGCCACGGTGATTTTTATCACCGCGTTGAAATAGAATCAAGGGATGAGATAGAGGAATTGGCCGATTTCTTCAACCAGACCATGGAACAGCTGGTGATGACCAAGAACGAACTGGAGGTCTGCTCGCGAAACATCCTGAGTTTGGAGTACAAGGTTACCAAAAGCGATCAGCAACTCGCCGCTGTGCATAAGCAATTGCTGGAATACGAGAGAATGGCGGCAATGGGCAAGATGGCTACTTCATTAAGCCATGAATTGCGCAATGTCTTTACCGAGATCCAGTCCAGCGCGTACAGCCTCAAAGAGAGGATAGACAGGAATTGCCCGGGGTACCCTGATTTTCTCAGGGGGATTGAAGATGGCTTGAACCGGGCCAACGAGATCCTGACCAGCATCTTAAACTTCAGCTACCCGAAGAAGCTTATATTAAGCGTAGTGGATATTAATTATCTGATCGACAGCATGCTTGATACTCCTAATTTGCAAGCGCAGATCAAAAACAGCAGGGTTAATGTGTTAAAGGATC is part of the Candidatus Omnitrophota bacterium genome and encodes:
- a CDS encoding ATP-binding protein; translated protein: MKMKRLQHKLIWMLLLTSTLPLVLVAGITIFFMGKLAVQEAFNRINNNLKITANVCSSVNDHLKYVVRDQNRRIATLIQDDQLDLLRNEYNKVIQRHKLDFFIVTDVEGKVLVSMTSPKLEGYDYSRNIFVRMAMQGKITVSTEVFNKHALERLGLFSKSRIESVTPVQGMVITVTMPVINTNEVVIGTMTAGYLLNNNNAVLADKITQDTGLAASIFLDNLRICSNIPFNDKFRVTGSLLPAQFAGKTLLGGKNFISRIPVGDSWYLSGYLPMEDSEKKIIGMIGISISEKEIFKLRDNLMKIFTAAVFLSIFLSLVFGGIKGANIVRSIRKLRKGIEAFGHGDFYHRVEIESRDEIEELADFFNQTMEQLVMTKNELEVCSRNILSLEYKVTKSDQQLAAVHKQLLEYERMAAMGKMATSLSHELRNVFTEIQSSAYSLKERIDRNCPGYPDFLRGIEDGLNRANEILTSILNFSYPKKLILSVVDINYLIDSMLDTPNLQAQIKNSRVNVLKDLAPHLPGFQVDGLQMREAVLNLVVNAIQAMPEGGTLKISTREDQGMVRIRIADTGNGMSEDTLSNLFTPFFTTKSRGLGLGLAISKSIIQEHGGHIQAESELGKGTVFSISLPRERKS